Proteins co-encoded in one Kribbella solani genomic window:
- a CDS encoding glycoside hydrolase family 3 N-terminal domain-containing protein encodes MSSSIDRPWLDPARPAAERVALLLAAMTPAEKIAQLGSRWAGNDMADAELPADETINVAPMEDVFATGGSLSLEDAGRDGLGHLTRVWGSYPQTIEQGVAEVLRQHEVVLKGSRLGVPALVHEECLTGFTTYGATVYPASIAWGATFDPELVERMAAAIGRDLAAAGVHQGLSPVLDVVRDYRWGRVEETMGEDPYLVAMLGSAYVRGLQGAGVLATLKHFAGYSASRAGRNHGPVSMGKRELLDFILPTFETAIATAGAASVMSSYSDVDGLPASADPWLFTDVLRDEWGFEGTVVSDYWAVPFLASMHRVAADTADAGVLALTAGTDVELPDTIGYAGLLDKLRSGELSEELIDRAVRRVLLQKVQLGLLDEDWSPEVRADGVDLDSAANRAIARELAEKSVVLLDAGSALPLADNGNAREVGLAAKIAVVGPVAGDPRTMMGCYAFPNHVLPRYPERGLGIEVTSPIDALRNELPDVEIVQAKGCEVIGDDRSGFAAAVAAARHADVCVAYVGDLSGLFGHGTSGEGCDAEDLRLPGVQGELLQALLDTGKPVVVVVVSGRPYALGEFADRVAGLVQAFIPGQEGAAAIAGVLSGRIVPSGKLPVQIPRHVGGQPGTYLQPALGSVESAGISGLEARPLYPFGYGASYTTFTVGELRLSTDEIASDGEFTATVRVRNTGDRAGDEVVQLYVRDLVARVARPLKLLTGFARVSLAPGQAADVTFRVHADRTAYTGPELRRIVEPGELDVMVGTSSLDLPCRATVRIIGDVRVVGHDRVLTTPVTIQDPGGG; translated from the coding sequence GTGTCCAGCTCGATCGACCGGCCCTGGCTCGACCCCGCCCGGCCCGCCGCGGAACGGGTCGCGCTGCTGCTCGCGGCGATGACTCCCGCGGAGAAGATCGCCCAGCTGGGCAGTCGCTGGGCCGGCAACGACATGGCGGACGCCGAGCTGCCCGCGGACGAAACCATCAACGTGGCGCCGATGGAGGACGTGTTCGCGACCGGCGGTTCGCTGTCGCTGGAGGACGCCGGCCGGGACGGACTCGGCCACCTCACCCGCGTCTGGGGCAGTTACCCGCAGACGATCGAGCAGGGTGTCGCGGAGGTTCTTCGCCAGCACGAGGTGGTGCTGAAGGGATCACGGCTCGGCGTACCCGCGTTGGTGCACGAGGAATGCCTGACCGGCTTCACCACGTACGGCGCGACGGTCTATCCGGCGTCGATCGCGTGGGGTGCGACGTTCGATCCGGAGCTGGTCGAGCGGATGGCGGCCGCGATCGGGCGGGACCTGGCCGCGGCCGGCGTACACCAAGGACTCTCGCCGGTGCTGGACGTCGTCCGTGACTATCGGTGGGGCCGCGTCGAAGAGACGATGGGCGAAGACCCGTACCTGGTGGCGATGCTCGGATCGGCGTACGTCCGCGGCCTGCAAGGCGCCGGCGTACTGGCGACCCTGAAACACTTCGCCGGGTACTCGGCATCGCGCGCCGGGCGGAACCACGGCCCGGTGTCGATGGGCAAGCGGGAGTTGCTGGACTTCATCCTGCCCACCTTCGAGACCGCGATCGCGACCGCCGGCGCGGCCTCGGTGATGAGCTCGTACTCCGATGTGGACGGACTGCCCGCGAGCGCGGACCCGTGGTTGTTCACCGACGTGCTGCGCGACGAATGGGGATTCGAGGGGACTGTCGTCTCCGACTACTGGGCGGTGCCGTTCCTTGCGTCGATGCATCGCGTCGCCGCGGATACCGCGGATGCGGGCGTACTGGCGCTGACCGCCGGGACGGACGTGGAGCTGCCCGACACGATCGGGTACGCGGGCCTGCTGGACAAGCTGCGGTCCGGTGAACTGTCCGAGGAGCTGATCGACCGCGCGGTCCGGCGGGTGCTGTTGCAGAAGGTTCAGCTGGGTTTGCTCGATGAGGACTGGTCGCCGGAGGTGCGCGCGGACGGTGTCGACCTGGACTCGGCGGCGAACCGCGCGATCGCACGCGAGCTCGCCGAGAAGTCCGTCGTGCTGCTCGACGCCGGTTCGGCGCTGCCGCTGGCGGACAACGGGAACGCCCGCGAGGTCGGCCTGGCCGCGAAGATTGCCGTGGTCGGGCCGGTCGCGGGTGATCCGCGGACGATGATGGGCTGTTACGCGTTCCCCAACCATGTCCTGCCGCGCTATCCCGAGCGTGGTCTGGGGATCGAGGTGACCTCGCCGATCGATGCCCTGCGCAACGAACTTCCGGACGTGGAGATCGTTCAGGCCAAGGGATGTGAGGTGATCGGCGACGACCGGTCCGGGTTCGCGGCGGCGGTCGCGGCGGCGCGGCACGCCGACGTGTGTGTCGCGTACGTGGGTGATCTGTCCGGACTGTTCGGTCACGGCACGTCGGGGGAGGGGTGCGACGCCGAGGACCTGCGGCTTCCGGGGGTACAGGGCGAGTTGCTGCAGGCGCTGCTCGACACCGGGAAGCCGGTGGTGGTCGTGGTCGTGTCGGGCCGCCCGTACGCGCTGGGTGAGTTCGCGGACCGGGTGGCCGGGCTGGTGCAGGCGTTCATTCCGGGCCAGGAGGGCGCGGCGGCGATCGCGGGCGTACTGAGCGGGCGGATCGTGCCGAGCGGGAAGTTGCCGGTGCAGATTCCGCGGCACGTCGGCGGTCAGCCTGGCACGTACCTGCAGCCGGCGCTCGGCAGCGTCGAGAGCGCGGGCATCAGCGGACTCGAGGCCAGGCCGTTGTACCCGTTCGGGTACGGCGCTTCGTACACGACCTTCACCGTCGGCGAGCTGCGGTTGAGTACGGACGAGATCGCGAGTGACGGTGAGTTCACCGCGACGGTACGGGTCCGGAACACCGGTGATCGCGCGGGCGACGAGGTCGTGCAGCTGTACGTACGCGATCTGGTCGCCCGGGTGGCGCGGCCGTTGAAGCTGCTGACCGGGTTCGCGCGCGTCTCGCTCGCGCCGGGGCAGGCGGCCGACGTGACGTTCCGCGTACACGCCGATCGCACCGCGTACACGGGTCCGGAGCTGCGGCGGATCGTGGAGCCCGGGGAGCTGGACGTGATGGTGGGCACGTCGTCGCTGGACCTGCCGTGTCGCGCTACGGTGCGGATCATCGGGGATGTGAGGGTGGTGGGACACGACCGGGTGCTGACGACGCCGGTCACGATTCAGGACCCGGGCGGAGGGTGA
- a CDS encoding LacI family DNA-binding transcriptional regulator, whose translation MSRLKGRVTLATVAGSAGVSVATVSKVLNGRSDVSAATRARVQEVLERHGYVGRRPEPAHRDTVELFYQGVLNAYSVQVIQGVVEAGQTAGVDVVLNAHPPHPQMAGSGRAARWIRDLIGNGRRAAIGLTSQLAAADLAALSRARLPLVVIDPANIPEPDVTSVGSTNFAGGMAAAQHLLSLGHRRIGYVGGQPTSGCNQARMSGFRSAMESVGAEVPPEYVWLSDFLYADGLAGGASMLDLADRPTAIFAGSDEVALGVLEAARARGLRVPEDLSLVGFDDTEVARLASPPLTTVRQPLREMGAVALRTALQLAAGEQVASHHVELATTLIVRGSAAPHKLSPVA comes from the coding sequence ATGTCGCGGTTGAAGGGGCGCGTCACCCTGGCCACGGTGGCCGGGTCCGCGGGGGTTTCGGTCGCCACGGTGTCCAAGGTGCTGAACGGGCGCAGCGACGTCTCGGCGGCGACCCGCGCGCGGGTGCAGGAGGTGCTGGAACGGCACGGGTACGTCGGCCGCCGCCCAGAGCCGGCGCACCGCGACACCGTCGAGCTGTTCTACCAAGGCGTGCTGAACGCGTACTCGGTGCAGGTCATCCAAGGCGTGGTCGAGGCTGGGCAGACGGCCGGCGTTGATGTCGTACTGAACGCGCATCCGCCGCACCCGCAGATGGCCGGCAGCGGTCGCGCGGCGCGCTGGATCCGGGACCTGATCGGCAACGGCCGCCGCGCCGCGATCGGGCTGACGAGCCAGCTCGCCGCCGCGGACCTGGCCGCGTTGTCCCGGGCACGGCTGCCGCTGGTGGTCATCGACCCGGCGAACATCCCGGAGCCGGACGTGACGAGCGTCGGCTCGACCAACTTCGCCGGCGGGATGGCCGCCGCGCAGCATCTGCTGTCACTCGGCCACCGCCGGATCGGGTACGTCGGCGGGCAGCCGACGTCCGGCTGCAACCAGGCCCGGATGAGTGGCTTCCGGAGCGCGATGGAATCGGTCGGCGCGGAGGTGCCGCCGGAGTACGTCTGGCTGAGCGACTTCCTCTACGCCGACGGGCTGGCCGGTGGGGCATCGATGCTTGACCTGGCCGATCGGCCGACCGCGATCTTCGCGGGCAGCGACGAGGTGGCGCTCGGCGTACTGGAAGCGGCCCGGGCGCGCGGGCTGCGGGTGCCTGAGGATCTCAGCCTGGTCGGGTTCGACGACACCGAGGTGGCGCGGCTGGCGTCGCCGCCGCTGACCACGGTGCGCCAGCCGTTGCGCGAGATGGGCGCGGTGGCGTTGCGGACCGCGTTGCAGCTGGCGGCGGGGGAGCAGGTCGCGTCGCATCATGTCGAGCTGGCCACGACACTGATCGTCCGCGGCTCGGCCGCACCCCACAAGCTGTCGCCGGTGGCCTAG
- a CDS encoding ABC transporter ATP-binding protein, whose amino-acid sequence MTMVGLRKVSKRFGRREILTDVDLQVNAGELLALVGSNGSGKSTVLRLMVGLSRPTAGTVERNARVVSYVPDVFASHDRLSASSYLQHLGRIRGLSTTTARTRAHELLDRLALAGGADTPMRKLSKGNAQKVAVAQALLAPPELLVLDEPWSGLDATAHGTLRELLTETAEQGAAVAFTEHATEAVRSTATRVCELKRGRLVPVSSTPALTELVLRPGAAIDWARHPDVLEVRPADAGVTVMIPTGRHDAALLTALNHGWSVVTVRQVKPE is encoded by the coding sequence ATGACGATGGTCGGCCTGCGGAAGGTCTCCAAACGGTTCGGGCGACGGGAGATCCTGACTGACGTCGACCTGCAGGTGAACGCGGGTGAGCTGCTCGCCCTGGTCGGGTCGAACGGCTCCGGGAAGTCCACGGTGCTCCGCCTGATGGTCGGCTTGTCGCGGCCGACGGCGGGTACGGTCGAGCGAAACGCCCGCGTGGTCAGCTACGTACCCGATGTCTTCGCCTCGCACGATCGGCTGTCAGCTTCCTCGTACCTGCAGCACCTCGGCCGGATCCGCGGGCTCAGTACGACGACGGCGCGGACCCGCGCGCACGAGCTGCTCGACCGCCTCGCGCTCGCGGGCGGCGCGGACACGCCGATGCGCAAGCTGTCGAAAGGCAACGCCCAGAAGGTCGCCGTCGCGCAGGCCCTGCTCGCGCCGCCCGAGCTGCTCGTCCTGGATGAGCCGTGGTCCGGCCTGGATGCGACTGCCCACGGCACCCTGCGCGAACTGCTGACCGAGACCGCTGAGCAGGGCGCGGCGGTTGCCTTCACCGAGCACGCGACCGAGGCCGTCCGCTCCACCGCCACCCGAGTCTGCGAGCTCAAACGCGGCCGGTTGGTGCCGGTCAGCAGCACGCCCGCGCTCACCGAGCTCGTCCTCAGACCCGGCGCCGCGATCGACTGGGCGCGTCATCCCGACGTCCTGGAGGTACGGCCGGCCGACGCCGGCGTGACCGTGATGATCCCGACCGGGCGTCACGACGCCGCCCTGCTGACCGCCCTCAACCACGGTTGGTCCGTCGTCACCGTACGGCAGGTGAAGCCCGAATGA